In Spirochaetales bacterium, one DNA window encodes the following:
- a CDS encoding N-acetylmuramoyl-L-alanine amidase, translating into MLIDDWATLETNFFNARKTGSNLEEKYLGGLKVYKMVNWRTGYYHSEETTKHQIVLHYTVGPVSSALPWLTRQDYDVSVAYMIARDGTVYELFDPKYWSNHLGIPANYDDFCCKQTIAIEICNKGWLDRDGDILKNDLAPYNYCRISDSDYYYRHYEEFRGHYYYATYSQEQYKALRRLIPYLCMKFNIRHKFLPKKRINDFLSENEMKNFRGILTHTNFRTGKQDVGPAFRWEEIMGYSLPIDINTSDTAIENGSGIKPTHAALERYYHHTEIAHRGGYFPVGANTIWHGGLHIHTQATGEPVLAMAGGKLVAARLAEEDKACRHYGSNNFILLEHTFGEEKYYSLYMHLHWEPLMDSNANLITIPWLQTERTINYQKILVTDSNILSRLKKGEVCTFDDKSISTGEKIWTSGLYGSPDYRTPMIHWEIFSEHRLMGEMWTRSPVDGDNDSIIDLDSMIEMIDVKDLTTRHGDGLLTAEEIIRFYRYNNGAAKQLRYYACYFILENAIDWDTAVNELQNRGFLNWKNIGLPDRLRAYNFWDEAKSAGVELPDSPKVWHYNPVTFIELATLKCKRLRFASGMFDANRSFPKQGVCSLLSSLAAIKRENPHVKCLCLGYAGGADNSCGNKTTLSEKRAEAIGFLALNNGDGKLRWIARFDYDSNWGNFEIQTILSFLTKPDGSGPYYYDYPNDTGRAIDDTNGPGQKEAVKAFEEDNGYEVEGEGTGVPRASALSIMYDRYYAAFDTSLSVTLETADILGTGDTHSAEIPDDAFVDILAFPDIILPLVERYPADKSNIFKKWQSFVEADVDPNAFTLRVTRIGFTDRLADSPPCIRVEIAVSHAVEIPRFTEIEKTDGKPRRLFFDLENALLAVPAGSANPLNVNKGELIRVRYSQNTENRVRVVFDVTEQADYTARIAEGEGNSGFIVDIGRSTNVKLQSATSSQETNESGAAIDKIQFEFDDEIPESNTVFRMEGDEETGYRYVVGLEGVALAEDSDIKNWDKNGDRYTRELTGMRYTEKIVCNTGNGDVLSSVEILLKGQFEATHYETGNDEAFRLNVKIGEPPPIQLSNIIDGDHSNEAPPYWRVVCIFNEPIDVNRFDIAEEGKGTDDHVFSFELDRIELSSDSPLLQWAGRRDELNNDFIKSIQYSHDDEAKTLAVRMNVSKEATIKKGSTRSDGVSERVYFDIYTQRATAVMSVDTDTYADGIPIIPTESRVEGGKVKRRIDVQIEVKQGETPLSDVSLTVTVDRGSAFQFQQPQPTDENGKTSIRVETRESGEAVFSIDCDDYDIQAEDFTVDFTEAWYESGFLVTAYHFCHESDFSGPLVDAEGLNEQHRSDFLYDGTGVCMQGTGLTESNGYIHITNPQNLSWTGHYDEIDNQDDAVFAYGAGGAYNEIEEGTSIAVDPAVIPPNHRVDIQRVGERRADDTGGAIDDYHIDVFMGGGRRAINNWNQQGGNITNARVRYLGQ; encoded by the coding sequence CCGGTTATTACCACAGTGAAGAAACGACAAAGCACCAGATCGTGCTTCATTACACGGTCGGACCGGTCTCCTCGGCGCTGCCGTGGTTGACAAGGCAGGATTACGACGTGAGTGTCGCCTACATGATCGCCCGCGACGGCACCGTCTATGAATTGTTCGATCCAAAGTACTGGTCGAATCACCTGGGAATTCCGGCAAATTATGATGATTTCTGCTGCAAACAGACGATCGCGATAGAAATATGCAACAAAGGCTGGCTGGACAGGGACGGTGACATATTAAAAAACGATCTCGCTCCGTATAATTACTGCCGTATATCGGACTCTGACTATTATTACCGGCATTATGAGGAGTTCCGGGGCCATTATTATTACGCGACATATTCACAGGAGCAATATAAAGCGTTGCGGCGCCTGATTCCTTACCTCTGTATGAAGTTCAATATCCGGCATAAATTCCTTCCCAAAAAAAGAATAAACGATTTTCTTTCGGAAAATGAAATGAAAAACTTCAGGGGCATTCTCACCCATACGAACTTCAGGACGGGCAAACAGGACGTCGGGCCGGCATTCCGCTGGGAAGAAATCATGGGATATTCACTGCCAATCGACATCAACACCTCGGACACGGCAATCGAGAACGGTTCGGGGATAAAGCCCACCCATGCAGCCCTTGAACGCTACTATCATCATACGGAAATCGCGCACAGGGGCGGGTATTTCCCGGTCGGCGCGAACACGATCTGGCACGGCGGCCTGCACATTCACACGCAGGCCACGGGCGAACCCGTCCTCGCGATGGCCGGCGGTAAACTCGTCGCCGCGCGCCTGGCCGAAGAAGACAAGGCCTGCCGGCATTACGGAAGCAACAATTTCATACTGCTCGAGCACACGTTCGGCGAGGAGAAATACTATTCACTATATATGCATCTCCATTGGGAACCGCTTATGGATTCGAATGCCAACCTGATAACGATTCCCTGGCTGCAGACCGAGCGGACGATCAATTACCAGAAAATACTCGTCACCGATTCGAATATACTGTCACGCCTCAAAAAGGGTGAGGTGTGCACGTTCGACGACAAATCGATATCGACCGGTGAAAAGATCTGGACATCGGGGCTTTACGGCTCGCCGGATTACCGCACCCCGATGATCCATTGGGAAATATTTTCCGAACACCGTCTGATGGGGGAAATGTGGACGAGAAGCCCGGTGGACGGGGATAACGATTCGATCATCGATCTCGATTCGATGATCGAGATGATCGATGTAAAGGACCTGACCACAAGACACGGCGACGGTCTCCTCACCGCGGAAGAAATCATCCGGTTCTACCGGTACAACAATGGAGCCGCGAAACAACTGCGTTACTACGCCTGTTATTTTATCCTCGAAAACGCGATCGACTGGGACACTGCCGTGAATGAACTACAGAACCGCGGATTTCTCAACTGGAAGAATATCGGGCTTCCGGACAGATTGCGGGCGTACAATTTCTGGGATGAAGCGAAAAGCGCGGGAGTCGAACTCCCGGACAGCCCGAAAGTCTGGCATTATAATCCCGTCACGTTCATCGAATTGGCAACCTTGAAGTGCAAACGCCTTCGATTCGCGTCCGGAATGTTCGACGCGAACAGAAGTTTTCCCAAACAGGGCGTCTGCAGTCTGTTGAGTTCTCTGGCCGCAATTAAAAGGGAAAATCCCCATGTCAAATGTCTCTGCCTGGGGTATGCCGGCGGCGCGGATAATTCCTGCGGAAACAAGACGACGTTGTCGGAAAAACGGGCGGAAGCCATCGGTTTTCTCGCTTTAAACAATGGCGACGGCAAACTCCGCTGGATTGCCAGGTTCGACTATGATTCGAACTGGGGGAATTTCGAAATACAAACGATACTGAGTTTTCTCACAAAACCCGACGGTTCCGGTCCCTATTACTACGATTACCCAAACGATACCGGGCGGGCGATCGATGATACCAACGGCCCCGGCCAGAAAGAGGCGGTCAAGGCGTTCGAAGAGGACAATGGGTACGAGGTCGAGGGGGAAGGAACGGGGGTGCCCCGCGCGAGTGCACTCTCGATCATGTACGACCGTTATTATGCCGCCTTCGATACTTCCCTTTCCGTCACTCTCGAAACGGCCGACATATTGGGAACGGGAGACACGCACAGCGCAGAAATTCCGGATGACGCCTTTGTCGATATTCTCGCGTTTCCCGATATCATTCTTCCCCTCGTGGAACGGTACCCGGCGGACAAATCGAATATTTTTAAAAAATGGCAGTCCTTTGTCGAGGCCGATGTCGATCCCAACGCTTTCACGCTCAGGGTGACGCGCATCGGCTTTACTGATCGTCTCGCCGACAGTCCGCCCTGTATCCGGGTCGAAATAGCGGTAAGCCACGCGGTCGAAATACCGAGGTTTACCGAAATTGAAAAAACGGACGGCAAACCGCGCAGGCTTTTCTTCGATCTCGAGAACGCCCTGCTTGCGGTTCCGGCGGGTTCGGCCAATCCCCTCAATGTCAATAAAGGCGAATTGATACGGGTGCGTTATTCCCAAAACACGGAAAACCGTGTACGGGTGGTATTCGACGTGACGGAGCAAGCGGATTATACGGCCCGCATCGCAGAAGGAGAGGGAAACTCCGGATTTATCGTCGATATCGGCAGAAGCACCAACGTGAAACTTCAATCCGCAACGAGTTCACAGGAAACGAATGAAAGCGGGGCGGCGATCGATAAAATACAATTCGAATTCGACGATGAAATTCCCGAAAGCAATACCGTGTTTCGGATGGAGGGGGATGAAGAGACCGGATATCGCTATGTAGTCGGCCTCGAGGGTGTGGCATTGGCTGAAGATTCCGATATCAAAAACTGGGATAAAAACGGCGATCGCTATACGAGGGAACTCACCGGCATGCGGTATACGGAGAAAATCGTCTGTAATACCGGAAACGGCGATGTCCTTTCCAGCGTCGAAATCCTTCTCAAAGGACAATTTGAAGCGACCCATTATGAAACGGGAAACGATGAAGCGTTCCGGCTCAATGTCAAAATCGGCGAGCCGCCCCCGATACAGTTGAGTAATATCATAGACGGCGATCATTCCAATGAGGCTCCCCCGTACTGGAGGGTCGTCTGTATTTTCAATGAACCGATCGATGTCAATCGTTTCGATATCGCCGAAGAGGGGAAGGGGACGGACGATCACGTTTTCTCGTTCGAACTCGATCGTATCGAGCTTTCATCCGATTCGCCGCTCCTCCAGTGGGCGGGACGGCGGGACGAACTGAACAATGATTTTATAAAAAGTATACAATACTCACATGACGATGAAGCGAAAACACTTGCGGTTCGCATGAATGTTTCAAAAGAGGCGACCATAAAAAAAGGAAGTACCCGCTCAGACGGCGTATCCGAGAGGGTCTATTTCGATATTTATACACAGCGGGCCACGGCCGTGATGTCGGTCGACACAGATACTTATGCCGATGGTATTCCGATCATTCCGACGGAGTCACGGGTGGAAGGCGGCAAAGTCAAGAGGCGTATCGATGTACAGATTGAAGTCAAACAGGGTGAGACGCCGTTGAGTGACGTCAGTCTTACCGTGACGGTCGACCGAGGTTCCGCATTTCAATTCCAACAGCCGCAGCCCACGGATGAAAACGGGAAGACCTCTATCCGGGTGGAAACGAGGGAATCCGGGGAGGCCGTCTTTTCCATCGATTGCGACGATTACGATATCCAGGCTGAAGACTTCACGGTCGATTTCACGGAAGCCTGGTACGAAAGCGGATTTCTCGTTACCGCCTATCACTTTTGTCATGAAAGCGATTTCAGCGGTCCGCTTGTCGATGCCGAAGGACTGAACGAACAACACAGGAGTGATTTTCTGTACGACGGCACGGGAGTCTGTATGCAGGGGACGGGGCTGACGGAATCGAACGGATACATACATATTACCAATCCGCAGAACTTAAGCTGGACGGGACATTACGATGAAATCGACAATCAGGATGACGCCGTATTCGCTTACGGCGCGGGCGGCGCCTACAATGAGATCGAGGAAGGCACCTCCATCGCCGTCGATCCCGCGGTGATTCCGCCGAATCACCGGGTCGATATTCAACGTGTCGGTGAAAGAAGGGCAGACGATACGGGCGGGGCGATCGATGACTATCATATCGATGTATTTATGGGGGGC